The window TGCATTTGTGGAATCGGAGCGCGGTGTGCAGCTCAAGGTGTTGCTCAATGAGCTTGACCGGATCACAAAAAACCCTGTCCAGCGCGTCGGTCTCTCGGCAACCACGGGAAATCCCGAAGAGGTGCTGTGCTGGATGTCCGATAACCGGCAGGAGAGCGAACTGGTTACCATCCCCGCCCCTCCGAAAGAGAAGCAGTTCCAGTTTATTGTGGAGGATGATGAGGACAAACGGATCGATGCACTTGTCAGGCTTGTGAAGGGGAAAAAAGCACTGGTCTTCGTCAACAGCCGGAGTGTTGCAGAAAAACTGATGCGATCGGCTTCGGGGAGGATCAGGAACCTCCACATCCACCATTCATCCCTGTCGCTGGCTACGCGGAAAGCTTCCGAAGAAGCGTTCAACTCGCAGGATGGCGCCTGCATCATCTGCACGAGCACGCTGGAGCTGGGTATCGACATCGGGGATCTCGATGTAGTGGTGCAGGTCGGTCCCCCGAATTCTGTTTCATCGTTCCTCCAGCGGCTGGGGCGAAGCGGGAGGCGGGGAAAAGCGGCCTATGTGGCGTGGTTGCTTAAAGACCCCTGCGAACTCCTCTGCAGCATTGCGATCATTGAATGCGCGATGAATAAGGAAGTTGAACCCTTAACTCCTTTAAAAAAACCCTATAACGTCCTGCTCCAGCAGGTATTCCTGTACCTGTCCCGGCATGCCCGTACCAGCAGGCGTCAGCTGCGGACATCCGTTCTCTCGCACCCTGTTTTTGCTGCCATTGATCCGGCTGCGCTCGATCGTATTATCACGCATCTCATTGCGGAAGGATACCTGACACCCGATGGTGAGATGGTGATGCTGGGAAGTACTGCGGAACGGGAGTTCGGCAGATCGAACTGGAAGGATCTGTATTCGGTAATCAGTGGAGGTGGAGAGTACCGGGCCGTCACTCCTGATGGCGAAATCGTGGGTAAGCTTGATGCCCGGTTCGTCAACAGCCAGAATGACGGGGAGTTCTCTCTGGGCGGGCAGAGCTGGTCCATGGTCAAGTGCGATGAGGGACACAACCTTGTCGTGGTGGTGCCATCCAGTTCCGTGACATCGGGGACCTTCTGGACAGGCAGTGACGCCGGTTACTCTCCGCTTGTCTGCAGGCAGGTGCAGGTAATACGTGCCCGGGGCGAATCCGTGCTTCCACTCATGGAAGGTGATCAGGAGATGCTCCGCACCGCGCTCACCCGGATTCCTGAAGGTGTCGGGAAAACCGGGCTGTATGTCAGGGAGCGGAAGAGTGAGCGGGGCGTTGTGGTAACTGTGCATTCCCTGAACGGCAGTCGGTTCAACCGTCTCTTAACCTTGCTTCTCCAGCACCGGCTCGGCGGTAAAGTACAGGTCCGGTACAATGATTTTGTGATCAGGATCCATCGTGCAGGAAAAGAAGGGCCCGGCGAACGGGTGGCAACTGCGGTGCGGGAGATCCAGGGTATGGGGGAAGGAGAGATACGCTCCCTGCTTCCCCTGCCACCTGTAGAGAGCTGGAAATTTGCCCGGGCACTGCCCGGACAGTTACTCCGCGAGATGGCATTTTCTGATTATTATCATGTTGAAGAATTCAGGGATTTATTTGAAGATATGATGGTAACCGTTCTGCCGCATCCCCTGCCAGCGCCCCGGAGGAACCCTGAAGTAACCGGCGCATCTTCCAACAGTGCGTGATTTTATTAAGGGAAGCCAAAAGAGATCTCATTATGCATGCACGTATGGTAATTTTCATCATTGCTCTGGTCATGGTGCTGGCCTGTGGTTGTACCCAGCCTGCACCGGAACAACCCGCAGCCACTCCTGTGCCGACTCCATCGGGTCCATTACCTACCGCTTCGCCGGCAAAGGTTGTTACGCCCATGGCTGTCCTGACAACCGGTTCAGTATCCCCAACTCTCAATAATGCAGTATCCGATAACACCATACATGTCAGTAAAAAGGGATTTGATCCTGCAAGTATAACCGTGAAATCCGGTTCAACAGTCCGGTGGGTGAATGAGGATTCCACAACGGATGCGGCCTTGTATAATCCAACGCACCGGATCACGCTGGTAACTATCAAGGATTCGCCCCTCTTATCTCCGGGACAGGGGTGGAGCTGGATTTTCAATGATCCGGGGACGTATGATTACAGTGATATGATCCATACAGTCCCGAAGGGCACGGTCATTGTGGTGTGACCATGTTCCAGAATATCAGTTATACCCTGATTTTTGGAAAGCCCCTTATCATGTACCTGGGAGTTCTGACACTGCTCGCGTTTTTATTCACGGCATCGATCGCGATACTGAACTTCAAAGGGATACGTACAATCCCGTTCAAATGGCACCCGCGTTGTGCGGCTGCCGCTATCTGCATTGCCCTTGTTCATGGGACACTTGGGATACTGGCGTACTGGTAACAACCGATTGAAACGCTATACAAAAAAGTACCGGGGTAATTACAGTCCGACAACCCGAAGCATTGCACCCACGAGTATGCCAAACATGGATGTTGACGCCGACAGCATTCCCAGGATGATGTAACCTACAATTGCCCCGATCTTTAACGGGGTATATGTCCGGTTGATGTTTAACCTGCGGATAATGCGAAAAGATTTCGTATCGGGCGATATCTGCGGTTTGTTCTTCTTGATCCGGATCATAATTTTCACCTGATTGCTTTGGGTTGCAATTCTTTTATTCTCTTTTTCGGAACTGTGCACATTCTTGT of the Methanomicrobiales archaeon HGW-Methanomicrobiales-1 genome contains:
- a CDS encoding DEAD/DEAH box helicase translates to MPSVFATLHESLQQVLAQRLDWTELREVQERAYAAISAGKDTLVIAPTAGGKSEAALIPVMDDILKHGRMGVVCLYISPLKALINDQEDRFREFCVPTSLSVMKWHGDVAKGDRGWKDGEPPHFLMITPESLEVLLQEKTLSADLRRVRTVIIDELHAFVESERGVQLKVLLNELDRITKNPVQRVGLSATTGNPEEVLCWMSDNRQESELVTIPAPPKEKQFQFIVEDDEDKRIDALVRLVKGKKALVFVNSRSVAEKLMRSASGRIRNLHIHHSSLSLATRKASEEAFNSQDGACIICTSTLELGIDIGDLDVVVQVGPPNSVSSFLQRLGRSGRRGKAAYVAWLLKDPCELLCSIAIIECAMNKEVEPLTPLKKPYNVLLQQVFLYLSRHARTSRRQLRTSVLSHPVFAAIDPAALDRIITHLIAEGYLTPDGEMVMLGSTAEREFGRSNWKDLYSVISGGGEYRAVTPDGEIVGKLDARFVNSQNDGEFSLGGQSWSMVKCDEGHNLVVVVPSSSVTSGTFWTGSDAGYSPLVCRQVQVIRARGESVLPLMEGDQEMLRTALTRIPEGVGKTGLYVRERKSERGVVVTVHSLNGSRFNRLLTLLLQHRLGGKVQVRYNDFVIRIHRAGKEGPGERVATAVREIQGMGEGEIRSLLPLPPVESWKFARALPGQLLREMAFSDYYHVEEFRDLFEDMMVTVLPHPLPAPRRNPEVTGASSNSA